A single genomic interval of Megalobrama amblycephala isolate DHTTF-2021 linkage group LG15, ASM1881202v1, whole genome shotgun sequence harbors:
- the ap3s2 gene encoding AP-3 complex subunit sigma-2: MIKAILIFNNHGKPRLIRFYQYFAEDMQQQIIRETFHLVSKRDDNVCNFLEGGSLIGGSDYKLIYRHYATLYFVFCVDSSESELGILDLIQVFVETLDKCFENVCELDLIFHMDKVHYILQEVVMGGMVLETNMNEIVAQVELQNRMEKSEGGLSAAPARAVSAVKNMNLPEIPRNINIGDINIKVPSLSPF; the protein is encoded by the exons ATGATCAAGGCTATTCTTATTTTTAACAACCATGGGAAACCCAGGCTCATCAGATTCTACCAGTATTTT GCAGAAGACATGCAGCAACAGATCATTAGGGAGACCTTTCATCTGGTGTCCAAAAGAGACGATAATGTCTGCAATTTCCTGGAGGGCGGAAG TTTAATCGGCGGCTCCGACTACAAGCTGATCTACAGACACTATGCCACTCTGTACTTTGTGTTTTGTGTGGACTCGTCAGAGAGTGAGCTGGGGATTCTAGATCTCATACAG GTCTTCGTGGAAACCCTGGACAAGTGCTTTGAGAATGTGTGTGAACTGGACTTAATCTTTCACATGGATAAG GTCCACTATATTCTACAGGAAGTTGTCATGGGCGGGATGGTTCTGGAAACTAACATGAATGAAATAGTCGCCCAAGTGGAGCTGCAGAATAGAATGGAGAAATCGGAG GGTGGACTGTCTGCAGCACCAGCACGAGCCGTTTCTGCTGTGAAAAATATGAACCTTCCTGAAATCCCCCGTAACATCAATATCGGGGACATCAATATAAAAGTGCCCAGTCTCTCCCCGTTTTGA
- the wu:fa25f02 gene encoding uncharacterized protein C11orf24 isoform X2 — MSVHPILVLLPILGLFMLPCAPTHSVNDVKIVANVTVNKSEECDNKLCSTVENCTMAILNEEKSLCFLISCPNNTQKSSCGNVTNFIHLLTDPESVHVDNNDTRELVQQSSGTNASQSSSNGSSSSITQPTTTEANISSTSTSTKPATLQTTSTTKATTNLTTSTEKATTVDAVPKPAITETIPATTAMPSTTTTTPKPTTTSPKPSSTTTSTTTTSTTVAQTIIPKQPSPPSPSGTNMSVIISPLVPKTPPSNSSTKPEQTSPTPTSSDEKPMPTTPKTSMSPSVVAPKLPKDILKGDQAMVEVAGDPLTSHLLNTSSLLAVLLFGLLFFVVTVVLFVKQAYESYKRKDYTQVDYLINGMYSDSGV; from the exons ATGTCTGTCCACCCCATCCTGGTCCTGCTGCCCATCCTTGGGCTTTTTATGCTTCCATGTGCGCCCACTCATTCGGTGAATGACGTCAAGATAGTGGCTAATGTGACTGTGAATAAGTCAGAGGAGTGTGACAACAAATTGT gTTCTACAGTTGAAAACTGTACGATGGCTATTCTTAATGAAGAAAAATCTCTGTGTTTTCTGATCAGCTGCCCAAATAATACCCAGAAATCTTCTTGTGGAAATGTCACGAATTTCATACATCTGTTAACGGATCCAG AGTCTGTCCATGTGGACAATAATGACACAAGAGAATTGGTGCAACAGTCTTCTGGCACCAATGCTTCCCAATCTTCTTCAAATGGTTCTTCATCTAGTATCACACAACCAACTACCACTGAAGCTAACATCTCCAGTACTTCCACTTCTACAAAACCGGCCACTTTACAAACCACCTCGACGACTAAAGCGACCACCAACCTGACAACCTCAACAGAGAAAGCCACCACAGTTGATGCAGTGCCAAAACCAGCCATCACAGAAACCATTCCAGCAACAACAGCCATGCCATCCACCACAACCACCACACCCAAACCAACCACAACCAGCCCTAAACCCTCTTCAACAACTACCAGCACAACAACCACCTCCACAACAGTTGCACAAACCATAATTCCAAAACAGCCTTCTCCACCTTCACCATCAGGGACCAACATGTCCGTCATTATCTCACCATTAGTGCCTAAAACACCTCCATCCAATTCTTCCACTAAACCAGAACAAACTTCTCCCACTCCAACATCCTCAGATGAGAAGCCAATGCCAACCACACCAAAAACCTCAATGAGCCCCTCAGTAGTGGCACCCAAACTGCCTAAGGACATTCTCAAAGGGGACCAAGCCATGGTTGAGGTGGCTGGAGACCCTTTGACCAGCCACCTGTTGAACACAAGCTCTCTGTTGGCCGTTCTTCTGTTTGGCCTCCTCTTTTTCGTGGTCACGGTGGTGCTGTTTGTCAAACAAGCGTACGAGAGCTACAAGCGAAAGGACTACACTCAGGTCGACTATCTCATCAATGGAATGTACTCTGATTCGGGGGTCTGA
- the wu:fa25f02 gene encoding uncharacterized protein C11orf24 isoform X1 yields the protein MCHGGPHFSDAQDGPSVNNLLHLNVGDVTFSHIIIMSVHPILVLLPILGLFMLPCAPTHSVNDVKIVANVTVNKSEECDNKLCSTVENCTMAILNEEKSLCFLISCPNNTQKSSCGNVTNFIHLLTDPESVHVDNNDTRELVQQSSGTNASQSSSNGSSSSITQPTTTEANISSTSTSTKPATLQTTSTTKATTNLTTSTEKATTVDAVPKPAITETIPATTAMPSTTTTTPKPTTTSPKPSSTTTSTTTTSTTVAQTIIPKQPSPPSPSGTNMSVIISPLVPKTPPSNSSTKPEQTSPTPTSSDEKPMPTTPKTSMSPSVVAPKLPKDILKGDQAMVEVAGDPLTSHLLNTSSLLAVLLFGLLFFVVTVVLFVKQAYESYKRKDYTQVDYLINGMYSDSGV from the exons CTCAGGACGGACCATCCGTGAATAATCTGCTTCATCTGA ATGTTGGGGATGTGACCTTCTCTCACATTATAATCATGTCTGTCCACCCCATCCTGGTCCTGCTGCCCATCCTTGGGCTTTTTATGCTTCCATGTGCGCCCACTCATTCGGTGAATGACGTCAAGATAGTGGCTAATGTGACTGTGAATAAGTCAGAGGAGTGTGACAACAAATTGT gTTCTACAGTTGAAAACTGTACGATGGCTATTCTTAATGAAGAAAAATCTCTGTGTTTTCTGATCAGCTGCCCAAATAATACCCAGAAATCTTCTTGTGGAAATGTCACGAATTTCATACATCTGTTAACGGATCCAG AGTCTGTCCATGTGGACAATAATGACACAAGAGAATTGGTGCAACAGTCTTCTGGCACCAATGCTTCCCAATCTTCTTCAAATGGTTCTTCATCTAGTATCACACAACCAACTACCACTGAAGCTAACATCTCCAGTACTTCCACTTCTACAAAACCGGCCACTTTACAAACCACCTCGACGACTAAAGCGACCACCAACCTGACAACCTCAACAGAGAAAGCCACCACAGTTGATGCAGTGCCAAAACCAGCCATCACAGAAACCATTCCAGCAACAACAGCCATGCCATCCACCACAACCACCACACCCAAACCAACCACAACCAGCCCTAAACCCTCTTCAACAACTACCAGCACAACAACCACCTCCACAACAGTTGCACAAACCATAATTCCAAAACAGCCTTCTCCACCTTCACCATCAGGGACCAACATGTCCGTCATTATCTCACCATTAGTGCCTAAAACACCTCCATCCAATTCTTCCACTAAACCAGAACAAACTTCTCCCACTCCAACATCCTCAGATGAGAAGCCAATGCCAACCACACCAAAAACCTCAATGAGCCCCTCAGTAGTGGCACCCAAACTGCCTAAGGACATTCTCAAAGGGGACCAAGCCATGGTTGAGGTGGCTGGAGACCCTTTGACCAGCCACCTGTTGAACACAAGCTCTCTGTTGGCCGTTCTTCTGTTTGGCCTCCTCTTTTTCGTGGTCACGGTGGTGCTGTTTGTCAAACAAGCGTACGAGAGCTACAAGCGAAAGGACTACACTCAGGTCGACTATCTCATCAATGGAATGTACTCTGATTCGGGGGTCTGA